One genomic window of Cryptococcus neoformans var. neoformans JEC21 chromosome 13 sequence includes the following:
- a CDS encoding metal ion transport-related protein, putative: MSQYDPIQGGLESSAGPESSAQTSIHSARSSRHRPRRHASIPDPGEMDAAFDGPDVDNDEFDQGETHGLLNNTRDRGMPGDYDFERDYTLPPPSPPPFEPYSAHNPAPGNSHGIIPTTVPARPRRAPPRHFLGGLLPSSFLPRQQSPAPSAGRAVGGGMSGVFDNLAARPDRHTIAEGEGGLQYVPEDESKDAPPSYQAALRDAVPPYWDTTVVLPSSSSPFGPLSSSISGDEILIDGMPSGNFFSFLWNLVVSASFQFVGFLLTYVLHTTHAAKYGSRAGLGLTLIQVGLNLRSKAQDLMKNNTFPAASSDPSDPDPPANHVPSDEEIAENAIEAIWGPGNSPWPAQFREPGTGENGPVTIVHNTHEAEMWAMAHNTTLTQMLNLPSAADVGRANEWFSFFLMSIGWFIVLTSVGGWWRVKRFERGLRAAQQESEAAQAAAAANTAAENGENGATVPEADESINASTTPVPTQPGPSQLSYYTSPFISAWQGARHIQEGFLGQHGSRSQGRRGLGLWGGLRGQGHTAVSQEDDEHELLDAQGFGLGPMAIDVDEAPGAEVRRQRGLWN; this comes from the exons ATGTCACAATATGACCCCATCCAGGGGGGATTGGAATCATCGGCCGGCCCCGAGAGCTCTGCGCAAACATCTATCCATTCTGCTCGCAGCTCCCGCCATCGTCCACGACGACATGCATCAATACCTGACCCTGGGGAAATGGATGCTGCCTTTGATGGTCCCGATGTTGACAATGATGAATTTGACCAAGGTGAGACGCATGGACTGTTAAATAATACTAGAGATCGGGGGATGCCAGGCGATTACGACTTTGAGCGTGATTAT ACATTGCCGCCACCGTCTCCACCTCCGTTTGAGCCTTATTCTGCACATAATCCAGCACCAGGCAATTCACATGGAATCATCCCTACGACAGTTCCTGCTCGACCGAGACGAGCTCCACCGCGTCATTTCCTTGGGGGTCTGTTACCGTCGTCGTTTTTACCCCGTCAACAGTCACCGGCTCCGTCTGCAGGTCGAGCggttggaggaggaatgagTGGAGTGTTTGACAATTTGGCTGCGAGGCCTGATAGGCACACAATAGCGGAAGGCGAAGGGGGTTTGCAGTATGTTCCCGAGGATGAGTCAAAAGACGCGCCTCCA TCATATCAAGCGGCGCTTCGAGATGCTGTTCCACCGTATTGGGATACCACCGTCGTCCTACCCTCCTCTAGTTCTCCTTTCGGCCCCTTGTCCAGTTCTATCAGCGGTGATGAGATCCTTATTGACGGTATGCCGAGCGGCAACTTTTTCAGCTTCCTCTGGAATT TGGTTGTCTCTGCATCCTTCCAATTCGTTGGTTTCCTCCTCACCTACGTCCTCCATACTACCCATGCTGCCAAGTACGGCTCGCGTGCTGGTTTGGGTCTCACTCTTATCCAAGTCGGTTTAAACCTCCGTTCAAAGGCGCAAGACCTCATGAAGAACAACACCTTCCCCGCTGCTTCCTCCGATCCATCTGACCCCGATCCCCCCGCTAACCATGTTCCATCCGACGAGGAGATTGCGGAGAATGCCATCGAAGCCATCTGGGGTCCTGGGAATTCCCCATGGCCTGCGCAGTTCAGGGAACCAGGCACAGGGGAGAATGGACCCGTCACCATTGTGCACAACACACACGAGGCAGAAATGTGGGCTATGGCTCATAACACAACCCTCACCCAGATGCTAAATCTTCCATCGGCTGCAGATGTGGGGCGTGCAAATGAATGGTTTAGCTTTTTCCTCATGAGCATCGGATGGTTTATCGTGTTAACAAGTGTCGGTGGTTGGTGGAGAGTCAAGAGGTTTGAGAGGGGGTTGAGGGCTGCCCAGCAGGAGAGCGAGGCTGCACAGGCGGCTGCGGCAGCTAACACAGCTGctgaaaatggagaaaatgGCGCGACCGTACCGGAAGCAGATGAGTCTATCAACGCATCTACTACTCCGGTCCCCACTCAACCTGGTCCCAGCCAACTGTCCTACTATACGTCACCGTTCATAAGCGCCTGGCAAGGCGCTCGTCATATTCAAGAAGGTTTCCTCGGTCAGCACGGATCTCGTTcccaaggaaggagggggtTGGGTCTGTGGGGTGGACTGAGAGGGCAAGGTCATACGGCTGTTAGtcaggaagatgatgagcatgAGTTGTTGGATGCCCAAGGGTTTGGATTGGGGCCGATGGCGATTGATGTGGACGAAGCGCCGGGGGCGGAAGTAAGGCGTCAGCGTGGCTTATGGAATTAA
- a CDS encoding formaldehyde dehydrogenase (glutathione), putative has product MSTEGQVITCKAAIAWEAGKPLSIETVEVAPPKDGEVRIKILYTGLCHTDAYTLSGNDPEGAFPVILGHEGGGIVESVGEGVDNVKVGDHVVPLYTAECRECKFCKSGKTNLCGRVRTTQGKGVMPDGTTRFKCKGQDILHFMGCSTFAQYTVVSKFSVVAINPKAPLKTSCLLGCGITTGYGAATKSPGIEGSNVAIFGVGCVGLSVLQGAKAKGCKRIFAIDTNPKKKEWAVKFGATDFINPKDLPEGKTIVDYLIEETDGGLDFTFDATGNVGVMRNALEACHKGWGVCTIIGVAPAGAEISTRPFQLVTGRVWKGSAFGGVKGRTELPGIVEDYLAGKLWVNEFVTHNETLEGINKGFDDMHAGDCIRCVVDMGFNEAP; this is encoded by the exons ATGTCTACCGAAGGCCAA GTTATCACTTGCAAGGCTGCCATCGCTTGGGAGGCTG GCAAGCCCCTTTCTATTGAGACTGTTGAAGTTGCACCGCCCAAGGATGGCGAGGTCCGAATCAAGATCCTCTA CACTGGTTTATGCCACAC TGATGCCTACACTCTCTCCGGTAATGACCCTGAGGGGGCCTTCCCCGTCATCCTTGGACACGAGGGTGGTGGTATCGTCGAGTCTGTCGGCGAGGGGGTTGATAACGTCAAGGTTGGCGACCACGTTGTCCCTCTCTACACTGCTG AGTGCAGGGAATGCAAATTCTGCAAGTCTGGAAAGACCAATCTCTGTGGTCGTGTGCGAACTACCCAGGGTAAGGGTGTGATGCCTGATGGGACTACCCGATTCAAGTGCAAGGGTCAAGACATCTTGCACTTT ATGGGTTGCTCCACTTTCGCTCAGTACACCGTCGTTTCCAAGTTCTCCGTCGTCGCCATCAACCCTAAAGCGCCTCTCAAGacttcttgtctccttGGTTGCGGTATCACCACAGGCTATGGTGCTGCCACCAAGTCTCCTGGTATCGAGGGCTCTAACGTCGCCATCTTTGGTGTTGGCTGTGTCGGCTTGAGTGTTTTGCAGGGTGCTAAGGCCAAGGGCTGCAAGAGGATCTTTGCTATTGACACCAaccccaagaagaaggagtgggCCGTGAAGTTTGGTGCCA CCGACTTTATTAACCCCAAGGACCTTCCCGAGGGCAAGACCATTGTCGATTATCTCATCGAGGAGACGGATGGTGGTCTCGACTTCACCTTTGACGCTACCGGTAACGTTGGCGTAATGCGAAACGCTCTTGAGGCCTGCCACAAGGGCTGGGGTGTGTGCACCATTATCGGAGTCGCCCCCGCCGGTGCCGAAATCTCTACTCGACC ATTCCAGCTCGTCACTGGTCGAGTGTGGAAGGGCTCAGCGTTTGGTGGTGTCAAGGGCCGAACCGAGCTTCCTGGTATCGTGGAAGACTATCTCGCGGGCAAACTTTGGGTCAACGAGTTTGTCACTCACAATGAGACTTTGGAAGGCATCAACAAGGGCTTCGATGATATGCAT GCTGGTGACTGCATTCGATGCGTCGTCGACATGGGCTTCAACGAGGCTCCTTAG